One Gardnerella vaginalis genomic window, GTCAAGAAAGGCAATGACGGAAACTGGACTGGTGAAAACATTCCAGAAGGCGTAACCGTTGATAAAACCACTGGTGAAGTCACTATTCCAGCAAACAAAATCAAAGACAATAGTGATGTAACCGCTCAAAACTCTAAGAACGGTACCAAGAGCGAAAAAGCCACTGGTAAAGCCGGAAACAACGACGGAAATTCCGGTTCTGGTTCTGATTCTGGTTCTGGTTCTGATTCTGGTTCTGATTCTGGTTCTGGTTCTGATTCTGGTTCTGAGACTGGAAACAGCAATAGTTCTGAATCTGATTCGGGTAACGATTCCACGTCTAATAATGGCGGTTCAGATAGCGGATCTACTACTGGTGGTAGCAGCTCTACAGATTCCGGCGCTCAAAATAGCACCAATGGATCAAGTAGCGCTGATAATGCTAACAACGCTGGTAACGCTGAAACTGGTAATACTGGCAACGGCAATGCTGGCAACAGCAAAGCTGGTAATGCATCCACTGGTGCTTCAGGTTCCAACGCATCTACTAAGTCTGGCAACAAGGTTCCTGCAAAGCATTCGTCCCAATTAGTAAACACTGGTGCTGAAGTGGAACGAGTAGGATTGATCAGCGCAATGATTGGTGTACTGGGAGCTGCAGCAGCATTCTTCTCTCGCAAGAAGAATCGCGAGTAAAAAGTTCACCTACAAAATTAAACAAAAGTAAACTAATAATTGAAAATAATTAGAAAAAGGAGCTGAGCCACAAACCCAGCTCCTTTTTCTATATCACTGCTCGCTTACACACACAATCTCTTATATTGTGATTCAAAACATATCTTATTTAAGAAAAACCATCTTTGAATATATTCAAATAAACGATAAAAAAAAAATCAATAAAAACAATTTTTAACAAAACTGCAATATAAAAATTGTTCTTAAAACACATTTCCGCACATAAACAGCTGGGTGCAAAGTGTGTGCACCTTTTAACGATAGCCCTCGCTAAGCCTTGCTACGCAAAGCCTAAACGCAGGAACTAAACTGCGCACATAGTAGGTGTCATCAAAACGCTATTTCGAAACAGTCACGATTTGTAAAGGAACGCAACCGATTCTGTATGTATTGAGTGAATGGGTAGTATATTTACACTTTTTTGAGTGCACACTATAGATATTGTGCGCACTTTTTAACGATAGGAAAAAGCTATCGTTAAAACTTTAATTGCCATTTATAACTTTCTCAATATCTCTTTTCCCATAAAGCACACGAGAAACCACAACTTCATGCTTTTCTTCAAAAACAAAATAAAAAATAAGAAAATTATCACACGCCATGAACCTTAAACCTCTACTTCTCCATGGCTCAAAACTAACTAAACGATGCACAAGAGGAAACTCATCAAGACTCAATATTGCTTTCTCCAACCTATTTACCTGCCCCTGCGCGTTTTTCAAAGACAGTAAATTAAACGCAATATAAGCGTAAATACCACGCAAGTCTTCCTCAGCCTCACGCGAAATGTGCACAGCGTAAATCATAAGTCAAATTCCTTATGCAAAGATTCAAAAACCTTACTCGCAGGCTTCACATCACCAGACAAAACCGACTTATAACCCTTTTCCAACTCATCATTCAACTCACCTTGAGTCATAGAACTCACATCACACGGCTCTCTATAACCCAATTTCACATCAAAAGGAAGCCCTTGCTGTAAAACAACCTGCTTATAAAACATGGTAATAGCACTCGAAGGAGGAAGACCCAAAGAATTCAATATATACTCTGCCTGCTCTTTTAACTCTGGATCAATACGAGTATACAAGTTAGCTGTTTTCGCCATACAATCACCCCTTATTTCTTACGGCGATTATACAACATTGCATTGGCATTGCAATGGCACTGCATTAACATTAACATTAGAAAATTACACTTATACGTAATATTAAAAACGCAAAAATCACGCTCAAAAATCGCGAGAACCCGGCTTAGATCCACCGCATGCTAAACATTTTAACGATAGCCCTCACCAAGCCTTGCTACGCAAAGCCTAAACGCAGGAACTAAACTGCACGCAAGTAGGTGTCATCAAAACGCTATTTTGAAACAGTCACGATTTGTAAAGGAGCGCTACTGATTTTGTATGGATTGAGTGTTGGAATATATAACACAGAAAGCAAACAGTTTCAGAGTTCAGAAGGAAAAGTTTCATTGCATACAAGAGTTAAGAAACTAGAAATAATATTTATGTAACGATCTCTTACCATAATAGCGGGATTCATTAATATCTTTCATCTGAAATTATATGCTCTATTCCACTATGCTCCGATTTAAGATATTCTTTCATAAATGTCGGGTAAGCCTTGCACTTATCAAGCTCATCTATAGATAACCAATGCATTGTCTCTTTAGCACCTGACTCTGTAGTACTATGGCTCGTAAAATCTCTTTTGCCCATGGACTTCATCAAGTAGTAGAGTGTAAGCTCATGGAAGTCTACTCCATCTAAGCCGGAGCTGCCGATGAATAAGTTCTCGTGTATGACGGCAAGGTGATCGACCTCGTAATTAAGACCTGTCTCTTCAAATACTTCTCTCTTTACAGCTTCTTCTGATGTCTCACCGATGTGAACCGCTCCGCCAACTGAGTAGTAATAGTCGTCCTCATCATTTCCTGCAAATAGCACACAACCTTCTTCTACTATGATGGCTGCTGCTCTATATCTAAATGCTTTTTTATCGTTAATAAATCCGCAATTATGTTCCATAGTTTACTCCTTTATTTTTTATCTAATAACTGTGACTTATGGTTCAAATGCAAACAAGTTCCCAATCTTAATTGAAAATCCAAGTGATTGATACATTTGTATATCACACTGTGCACAAGCAACAATCATTGAACTTATTACACTCAACCCTAGAACTTCGATATGTTTCCTCAAACAGCAAAATCACACTCAAAAATCGCGATGAATCCAGCTTAAAGCCGCTTCGCATTAAACCTTTTAACGATATCCCTCGCTAAGAGACCTAAAACGCAGGAACTAAACTGCACGCAAGTAGGTGTCATCAAAACGATATTTTGAAACAGTCACGATTTGCAAAGGAACGCCACTGATTCTGTATGATGAGTTTCCGGATATAAGTCGAACGCGCGCAAAGACTGAACACTGTAGCCAAGCTCTCTAAACGTGCCAACATCGCGAGCAAGACTAGTCGGATCGCAAGCAACATACACAACGCTTCTTGCTCCAGACTTCGCAATCTGCTTACAAACTTGAGCTTTAGCACCAGCGCGCGGAGGATCTAACACAACAACATCAGGATGCGCAAATCGGCGAACAATCCTAGATGACTTACTCGCCTTAAACACCTGCGATTCAAGCGTTTGCGCAACATCGCCTTCAAGCGCTTCAACAACATCCCTGCTAAGACCAGCACGCCCAATGTTTCGCCTTGCATTCTTCACAGCAATCGGCGCACCCTCAATACTAAGCACGCGCGCTGGTTCAGCAGCACCAAGAGCACCTGCAGCACCAGAAGAATCTCCGCCAACATTAGCCAAAGTCGCAAGCGGAATAGTAAACAAACCCGATCCAGAATACAAATCCCACAAAACCGTATTCTTACTACGCCCACCAAGAGCAGAACGAACTAATCCCAAAACGTAGTTCACCAAATGCTCTGGAGCTGCGCGATGAATCTGCCAAAAACCGCGCGCGTCAACATCATAATCAAAAGTACGCATACGTGATGAATCACCATCAACAGCAACGCGTACACGCTCACGCAACAAAGCCGAGCCTGCAATCAGTTCATCATTTACTATAAGCGCATAATTTTCGCCAATCGCATCAAGAAGCGCAGCCTTGTCACCATAAACACCAAAATCCAAGCCCTCAACCCTAGGCTCTGGAACAGCAAGACGAATTTGCGAATTTGGCTCAAATTCTCGATTCCACAAATCCAAAGAATCCGCAACTGCTAAAACAGCGCGCGACGCAAGTGGCATAGTATCAATCGCAATGCGATCATGCGACTCGCGCTTACGCATAGACAAACGCCCTTCATCATCCGCCACCAGCTCCATGCGCGTACGCCAATTAAATCCGTTAAGCTCCTCATCCCCCGGCACGCGCTCAACAGTAATATCACTAGCAGAAACATCCATATGCGCTAAACGCTGGAATTGATTGGCAATCACGGACGCCTTCCAACGAATCTGCCCAGGCAAAGAAACGTGAATTAAATCTGCTCCGCCAACTCCGCCGCCCTGAGCCAAAGGACCAGCGAGCTTCCATTGCGGCTCCACACGATCCACACTAGGCTCCAAAACTTCCACAACTTCACCGGTGAAAAAGTGCGCTTTTGCACGCATCGGCTCATCCATGCGCACAACAACCAGCTCACCAGGTAACGCAAATCGCACGAATACAACGCGTCCGTCAAGATGACCTACGCATCTTCCTTGATCCGCATATCTCTCGATTCGCATCGTCACTTGCATAAACTACCCCTTAGCTTTGCGTTTAGTTAAGCTGATTTTACTTCACTTGAATTTACATCGTTTTTATCTTCGTCAATCTGATTTTCTTCACGATAATTTTCTTCGCGATTTTTATGATGAAGACGCATAAACGGCGTTGCGATAATCAAGTAAGAAACCCAAATTGCGAGCGCCCAGAACGGCAAACCCATAATCAATCGAACTGTACCAAGCCACACAACGTGATTTGTCAAATATAATGGCACTTGTAAAACGAGTCGCAGCGCAAAAACACCAATCCATAATCCAGTAACATACATGTACGCTCGCTTAAGAGGCTTATAATCAAGCCATTCGTGCAGCCACAAGCCAAAATTTTCCGTAGGCATTTTGCGAATTGACTCAATCACAAGACCTAAAGCAGGCACGCGAACAATCATCGAAATAGCAAGAAGCGCACCGTATACAGCATTTGTAATAAAGCCCATCATGTAGTAGTCGCGCGCTTGGTGACTCGTCCACACCCAAATAAGGCAAATCCCTACAGAAACCAACCCACTTAACGCGCCCATAATCGATTGGCGTTGAACAAGTCGAGCTACAACTTGCAAAACTGCGAGAGCTGCAGACGCAATAACTGTTGTTTGTACGTTTCGCGTTACAACAAAGCAAATAACAAACAGCAAGCCTGGCAGCATGGATTCGATTACGCCTCGAACTCCACCAATGGAATCAATAACAGAAAACGTGTTTCCTTCAGATCCAATAGAAGCCAAAGATGCTAATCCTGAGCGTTTTTTGCCGCGCGAATTTTTTTCCAAGACAATATCCTTTGCTGCCTTACTTTTACTATCGACTTTTAACTATCGACTTTTAACTATCGACTTTTAACTATCGACTTTTAACTATCGACTTTAACTATCTGATTTCAGAAAACATTGGTCCACGAGTTAGCGTGGTTTTGACTTCTACTTGCTGATCTGCACCAAGTGGACCTTTTGGACGACCTAGATTTTCTTCAGAACCAGCAGAATCGTCAGATCCAGCAGAACCATCTTTACCTGCACTACTTGGCACAACCAAATCGTGCATTGGAATCATATCTCTAGGAGCAAGTGGCTCTGTTCCGCGCTTTATAACAATATCACTAAACCACTTGTTAAGAAGCACAGTCTCTTCGCTTGTTTTTTGTGACTCTAAAGCAGCACTCCCAGAGAACACTCCGCGGAGCATCCAACGCGGACCATCTACACCAACAATTCTGGTTTCCACTGTCTTATCGTCAACCTTGACTGGAAGTATGAGTTCCTTGCCAAAAACTCCATTCACTTCCCTAGCATTAGAGTTTCCCTTAAGCAAATCCGCACGAACTTCACTCCATATCCCTTCTGTTTTAGGAGCTGCAAATGCTTCAACCTCAATGCTAGAAGATTTATATGTAACAGTTATGCCAAGAACTTGACCAGTTTCACGCTGCTTTTTTACTCGCAACTCTATACCTTGCAAATATGGAATATATATGGAGCCGAAATCAACATAAGTACCTAAATTAGGTAGTTTTTCATCAGATATGTCCCATGGACCTCTAAGACTTCCGCGTCCTAAGTACGTGTCTGCATCATATCCGCCTGCAGCCAGCTCGCTTAGAGCGGAATTTTGGGATTGAGATTCTGCAAGATTCTCAGCATCATCTTTGGCAG contains:
- a CDS encoding type II toxin-antitoxin system RelE/ParE family toxin, with the protein product MIYAVHISREAEEDLRGIYAYIAFNLLSLKNAQGQVNRLEKAILSLDEFPLVHRLVSFEPWRSRGLRFMACDNFLIFYFVFEEKHEVVVSRVLYGKRDIEKVINGN
- a CDS encoding type II toxin-antitoxin system RelB/DinJ family antitoxin: MAKTANLYTRIDPELKEQAEYILNSLGLPPSSAITMFYKQVVLQQGLPFDVKLGYREPCDVSSMTQGELNDELEKGYKSVLSGDVKPASKVFESLHKEFDL
- a CDS encoding NUDIX hydrolase, whose protein sequence is MEHNCGFINDKKAFRYRAAAIIVEEGCVLFAGNDEDDYYYSVGGAVHIGETSEEAVKREVFEETGLNYEVDHLAVIHENLFIGSSGLDGVDFHELTLYYLMKSMGKRDFTSHSTTESGAKETMHWLSIDELDKCKAYPTFMKEYLKSEHSGIEHIISDERY
- a CDS encoding class I SAM-dependent RNA methyltransferase, translating into MQVTMRIERYADQGRCVGHLDGRVVFVRFALPGELVVVRMDEPMRAKAHFFTGEVVEVLEPSVDRVEPQWKLAGPLAQGGGVGGADLIHVSLPGQIRWKASVIANQFQRLAHMDVSASDITVERVPGDEELNGFNWRTRMELVADDEGRLSMRKRESHDRIAIDTMPLASRAVLAVADSLDLWNREFEPNSQIRLAVPEPRVEGLDFGVYGDKAALLDAIGENYALIVNDELIAGSALLRERVRVAVDGDSSRMRTFDYDVDARGFWQIHRAAPEHLVNYVLGLVRSALGGRSKNTVLWDLYSGSGLFTIPLATLANVGGDSSGAAGALGAAEPARVLSIEGAPIAVKNARRNIGRAGLSRDVVEALEGDVAQTLESQVFKASKSSRIVRRFAHPDVVVLDPPRAGAKAQVCKQIAKSGARSVVYVACDPTSLARDVGTFRELGYSVQSLRAFDLYPETHHTESVAFLCKS
- a CDS encoding DUF3159 domain-containing protein, whose product is MEKNSRGKKRSGLASLASIGSEGNTFSVIDSIGGVRGVIESMLPGLLFVICFVVTRNVQTTVIASAALAVLQVVARLVQRQSIMGALSGLVSVGICLIWVWTSHQARDYYMMGFITNAVYGALLAISMIVRVPALGLVIESIRKMPTENFGLWLHEWLDYKPLKRAYMYVTGLWIGVFALRLVLQVPLYLTNHVVWLGTVRLIMGLPFWALAIWVSYLIIATPFMRLHHKNREENYREENQIDEDKNDVNSSEVKSA
- a CDS encoding DUF3710 domain-containing protein, which gives rise to MGWFKSKRKSKAAKDDAENLAESQSQNSALSELAAGGYDADTYLGRGSLRGPWDISDEKLPNLGTYVDFGSIYIPYLQGIELRVKKQRETGQVLGITVTYKSSSIEVEAFAAPKTEGIWSEVRADLLKGNSNAREVNGVFGKELILPVKVDDKTVETRIVGVDGPRWMLRGVFSGSAALESQKTSEETVLLNKWFSDIVIKRGTEPLAPRDMIPMHDLVVPSSAGKDGSAGSDDSAGSEENLGRPKGPLGADQQVEVKTTLTRGPMFSEIR